The stretch of DNA CTAAAGAAGGAGTGATTGTTGAACAATGGATTCCTAAGGCTTCCTTGCCCGAAGGCGTTTTTGATTTGAGAATGGTCGTCATTGGCAATAAGGCACAGCACACGGTTGTTCGACAAAGCCAATCTCCTATGACAAACCTACATTTGGGCAATCAGCGAGGCAATTTGGATACGGTAAAAGCAATACTTGGAACTGACAGATGGAAATCTCTTTGCTCCTTGGCAGAACAAGCGCTCGCTAGTCTTCCGAATACGCTCTATGCGGGCTTAGATGTTATGCTATCCAATACACTCAAAAAGAGCTACATCCTAGAGGCTAATGCCTTTGGCGATTTATTGCCCAATGTATTGGTCAAGGGCAAGGACACTTATTCAATGGCATTATCAAGTATGAAGGAATGGCAATAAAACCAAGGCTAATCATTTTATCTGACTTGTGGGGACGAGAAAAAGCAACATGGGTTGAGTATTATACAAAATCGCTTCAAGCAACCTTCAGCATCCACTATTACGACAGTTGTGAATTAGCTCAGGTAGACAAAACCGTCTATGCCTCCGAAAACTTACATCAACAGTTTGTTAATGGTGGGATTAAAATTGCTGCTCAAAACTTAGTGCAACTTGAAACCCAAAATGTATTTGTTTTGGCATTTAGTGTAGGGGGCATTATTGCTTGGGAAGCAGGATTAAAAGGATTAAACATAACGTATCTTTATGCCATATCAGCTACTCGATTACGTTATCAAAAACAGCCATTAGGAAAAAGAGCAAGGCTTTATTTTGGAAAAAAAGATCCTTACAAGCCCTCTCAACAATGGTTTGACCAAATGAATTTTAAAGCGAATATATTGGAATATCAAGGACATGAGCTGTATAGAAATCAAGAATTTGCATCTAATCTTTGCCAGCAGGTACAAAATGATTTTACTATTATTTCGTAAATGTTTACTTCCACTACCCTTAGTTTTTCAAAACAAACTGAGCAACCGAACAACATAAACTAAGTATACCCAAGCAGTATTATAAAGCAATTATCCAAACTTCATTCACAGCAACCTTGATTATGTTTACTGGAATAACAACTATTTTTTTTGATTTAGACAATACTTTAATTAATAGAGATGCTGCCTTTTTAGCTTGTTTGGAACATTTTTTTGGCGAAAATATGCCAGATTACTATTTTGGAAATGAACAGTTTGAAATTGAAAAAAAAGATCAACATGGTTATACCACTAGAGCTCATTTTTGCGAATGGTTTATCCATCACTATCAACCCAAAGGGTGGGATGAAACAAATTTTTGGAATTATATCAAAACCAATATCAGTAATTTTGTGCCTCCTATTTCTATTCAACTAAAAGCTAAATTATTGCACTTACAAAAAAATTATAAAATAGGCATTTTGACCAATGGTTCGATCATCAACCAAAGTCGTAAAATTCGTCAAGCAAAACTCGATGCCATTGTTCCAACAGAAGCCATTTATATCGCTCAACAATTTCAACTCTCCAAACCCAACAAACGATTATTTGAGCTCATACTGGAACAAGAAGGAATTTCAGCTAACCAAATGCTTTATATTGGAGATGACCCTGTTAATGATGTTTTAGGAGCTGCTCAGGTTGGCATTCAAACAGCTTGGGTTAGCCACAAAAGGGCTTGGACATCCAGTATCAAACCCGACTTTATCTTAGAGAATATTTTTCATTTACCCATCTAAAACAGCGATTTGGTTATGTCTTATAATATGAATGAAATTGTTGCCCAAAGTGATGTTGTTTTTATCACCTTAGATACCTTGCGATATGATGTAGCTCAGCAACTTTGGGAAGCAGGTAAACTCCCTAATTTTTCGAAGTGGCTTTCTCCTCAAGGCTGGGAAAAACGCCATAGCCCAGGAAGTTTTACCTACGCTGCCCATCATGCCTTTTTTGCAGGCTTTTTGCCAACGCCCATTGTAGCTGCTAAGCATCCTAGGTTGTTTGCCACCCGATTTGCAGGCAGCGAAACTGCTGTTCAAGATACTTGTATCTTTGATGCGGCTACCATTGTGGAGGGATTTCAACAAAAAGGATTTAAAACCATTTGTATTGGTGGAGTGGGATTTTTCAACCAACAAACTCCTTTGAGTAAAGTTTTTCCTTCTTTTTTTGAAGAAAGTTATTGGACGCCATCTTTTGGCGTTACAGAAAAAAATTCTACCCAATACCAATTAGAAAAAGCAGCTGAATTATTAGCCGCAAACCCAGATCCTGTGTTTTTATTTATTAATATCTCTGCTTTGCATCAACCCAATTGCTTTTATTTAGAAAATGCTGTAGAAGATACGATCGAAAGCCATGCTGCTGCCTTGGAATATGTTGACCGCCAACTTCCAATTCTTATGCAGGCACTAAATCAACGCCAACAAACTTTTGTCATTTGTTGTGCCGATCATGGAACAACTTATGGGGAGGATGGCTATACAGGGCATCGCATTGGTCATCCCAATGTTTGGACAGTTCCTTATTTAGAAGTGCTCGTAAAACAATAGCATTTTTCAATTTTGCACAAGACTTCTTACTCAAAAAACGATCAAAGAATCAAATAGAATATGACCAAATTAAAATCAATCATAAGCGATAATTATTTTCAAGGATATTCCTATTCTTACCCTCACAAATCAACTTATCGCCCCCTAAAAGAAGCTCGATCCCTAAAAGAAGTATGGGCCAATGAAAATAAAGAGCGACTCTTCCTTTATCTGCATATTCCCTTTTGTGAAATGCGCTGTGGTTTCTGCAATTTATTTACCATGGCAAACCCTAAAACAACGCATGAAAGTCCTTTTATTCAAGCTTTAGAACGCCAAGCCATTCAAGTAAAAGAGGCTCTTGGGGCATCTAATTTTAACCGCTTGGCAATTGGTGGTGGAACGCCCACCTTTTTAAGCCTTCCTGATTTAGAGCGCCTATTTTTTATTATTAACGACATTATGGGGGCAAAAACTTCAGCCATCCCTTCTTCTATTGAGATGTCTCCCAAAACCGCTAGCAAAGAAAAATTAGCCTTGCTCAAAGCCCAAGGAATTTCTAGAGCTAGTATTGGTGTTCAAAGTTTTTTGCTGGAAGAAACCAAAGCTTTGGGGCGACCACAAACTACTGCCGAAGTTGTAAAAGCATTAAAAATTATCCGAAATTCTGGCATCCCTGAAATGAACATTGACTTAATCTATGGAATGGCAGGACAAAACAAACAATCTTGGCAATATTCCTTAGAGCAAAGCATTGCATTTCAGCCCGAAGAAATCTTTTTATATCCACTTTATGTTCGCCCTTTAACAGGGCTGGGGCTAAAAGAAAAAGAATGGAATGACCATCGCTTAAATTTATACCGCTTTGGTCGAGATTTTTTACTAAGTCAAGGATATGAACAAGTGACCTTACGCATTTTTAGAAATAAAAAAGCCGCCAAGATGCCAGCTCCTCCTTATAATAGTCCAGAAGATGGTATGGTTGGTCTAGGAGTAGGAGCCCGTTCTTATACCAAAAATTTTCATTATAGCTCAGAATATGCTGTTGGTCGCAAAGGAGTCAAAAATATCATACACGATTATAATCAGCAAACCAAAGAACAATTTCAATCGGTTATCTATGGCACTTATCTCTCGTTAGAAGAACAAAAACGCCGTTATATCATTAAGTCACTTCTAGAAGGAGCATATTTAGATTTTAAAGCCTATTACAATTTTTTTGGCAGCCTCCCTCTAGAGGATGTACCTGAATTGGAAGAATTATACAGCCTTGATTTAGCTCCAAAAGCAGCCCATCAATTACAACTTAATGCAGCAGGATTGGAACTATCAGATGTTATTGGTCCTTGGCTGTACTCTAATTCCGTAAAAGAAATGATGCAAAAATTTGAACTGATTTAACCCACACTTTTTAACTTTATTCGTTGTATGAAATGGTCTATTTTATATCGTGGTCCGCTCTCTAGCTGCAACTATGGTTGCTCTTATTGTCCTTTTGCAAAAACTAAAAACACTCGCTCAGAGTTAGCAGATGATGCCAAAAGGTTGCAAAATTTTGTAGATTGGGTAAGCAGCCGTTCAGAACAAATTAGTATTTTATTCACGCCTTGGGGAGAAGGGCTTATTCGCAAATATTACCAAGAGGCAATGACAACGTTAAGCCATCTACCACAGGTTCAAAAAGTTAGCATCCAAACAAACCTTTCTTGTCCCACAACTTGGATGGACAAGGTAAACAAAGAGGCTTTTGCCCTGTGGACGACATTCCATCCTAGCCAAATTAGCTTGGATAAATTCGTTGGCAAATGCCAAGAATTAGATGACTTAGCCATTCAATATAGTGTGGGCTTTGTTGCCTTTAAAAATGAATTGGATATACTAGAACAACTGAGGGATAAAATTCATTCTAGTCGTTACGTTTGGGCCAATGCTTATAAACGAGTAGTAGATTATTATACAGAAGAAGAGATTCAACGAATCGAACAAGTAGATCCCCTTTTTCGATACAACACCAAATACCACGATAGTTTTGGAAAATCTTGTCAAGCAGGATACCGTTCTTTCACGGTGGATGGTAATGGAGATGTTCGTAGCTGCCATTTTATCAATACGGTCTTGGGAAATATTTATAAAGATGATGTTTCTTCCATTTTAGCCCCTCGTCTATGCAGCAATGCTACTTGTGGTTGCCATATTGGTTATGTACATTTGGATGAATTGAAGTTATACGATACTTATGCTGATGGAATTCTAGAACGAATTCCATCAGCCTATAGACCCTAGACTTTTGTCAATGGCAATTAACTAGACCTTTTCCAATAATTCTAGTACTTGTTCTCGACCTCGTACCACCTCTACCCCATGTGCGATACCTATCGGTGTTTCACCCAACATGATTTCTTTAAATTTGGGCAATTGCTTCAAAACTTTTGGTAATTTTTGGATGGGGTTATTGAACAAACGAATTTCCTTTAGTTCTAACAAATCCCCCAATGAATCGGGCAAAGATTGGATCTCATTTTCATCTAAATCAATATAATTTAAAGCCGATAATTTTCCAATATCAGTAGGCAAAGTAGTTAACTGGTTGTTGTGCAAATACAGCCGTTTGAGTTTAGGCAGGTTGCTAATGACCAAGGGTAAAGTTGCCAACTGGTTGTTTGAAAGGTATAATTTTTTTAGTTCTTGAAGTTCGCTCACCCATTGCGGTAAATCGGTTAGTTGATTATTGGACAAACGCAAGACCTGAAGCGTAACTAGGTTTTGGAGCGCATCAGGCAATTTTTGAAGTTGGTTATTGCGAACATCTAACTCTATTAAACATTGAAAAGCATCAATATTTTCAGGCAATTGGGTCAACTGATTGTCAGACAAATCCAATTGAGTTAATTGTTGCATTTGAGCAATAGAGAGCGGTAGGCGTTCCAACTGGTTATATTCTAAATTTAAACGAGTTAAACGCTCAAGCATTCCCATAGACTCTGGTAGATGGGTTAAATTATTTCTGCTTAATTCTAAACAATCTAACTTGGTCAAACAACCAATATTTTCAGGCAAAACTTCTAGTAAATTGTGTTCTAAATCTAATTTAGTTAGATGAATAAGGTTTGTAATACTAGAAGGCAACTGTTTTAATAAATTCTTTTTTAATCGAAGCTCCTCCAATTGAGTTAGATAACCAACCCATTCTGGCAATACATTCAAATACTCCTCTTCTAAGTTTAGTGATTTTAGGGGAATGGTTCCTAAAATTTCTTGCTCTAATTTTGATAAATCCCAAGCACTATAATTGTGGTATATTCGAGCATTCGATAAATTATCTGTTGCTCTTAATAAAGCATTTAAAAGTTGCTGGATTTTATTTTCTTTGACCTGTCTATAGCTTTTTGATTCTAATATTAAAAAAAAAGCATAGCGTGTTTTTAATTGCTGATAGAGTTCATTAAATACTTCTGCTGCTCTCATCAGCCCTCTAATCGTCCTGCTAGCCCAATTTTGTTCCACCAAATGATGCCCCTCTTCAATTAATGCTTCCCTCAATGCCGAATTTCCTTTCATGATCTCAATAGCAATGTCAACATTATTTTCATCGCCTGTGGCAACTAAAGCGAATAAGCTTTCTTTTTCTTGTTTAAAATCCTCTGTCAAAATAAATAGTTTTGATGTTTTAATAAGGTTTCTTGTAGCAGCATTATACTCCTATAATGACAAATTGTTCCACAGAGTAAAAAAAATAAATTTGCTACTGCCAAAATAACACATGACGTCGCCAACTACTCACCAAATATGACAGAAAGACATAAAATAGTACTTGGCATAGGACATGATTATAGGAAATCATTAATGTAAAAATTGATACAAGATGCTTTTTATGTTTTAGCTGTTCAAAAACATAAAAAGCAGCGACGTATTAAAAAATATTGTTTTAATTTTTTTTTTAATCTAAAAAACAAACAACTTACTATGAGACCAATTAATGATAGAGTCTTGGTAAAACCTGCAGCTGCAGAAGAAACAACTAAAGGTGGTATCATTATACCAGACACAGCTAAAGAGAAGCCACAACGTGGAACAGTTATAGCTGTTGGTCCTGGTAAAGAAGACAGAGCCATGACGGTAAAGATAGATGATGTAGTTTTGTATGGTAAATATTCAGGTCAAGAAGTATCTCACAATGGAGAAGATTTCTTGATTATGAAAGAAGACGATATTCTTCTCATTTTGGACTAATCTCTACTTGCAGGTAAATCGCAACTTAATTTTGCCTCCTTACCTGTTTTTATATCATTCATTATTCAATACTTTGTGATACCAGTTTATTTAATGAATTATTAAAACTATAATTCATTAAATAATCATTGTTGGTTAGAATAAAGGCACAAGGTATTTATTATTAAAAGTAAAAACTTAATATAAAAATGGCTAAAAATATTAGCTTCAGCACAGATGCTCGCAACAAATTACAAGAAGGTGTTAATGCCCTTGCAGATGCCGTAAAAGTAACGTTAGGACCTAAAGGACGTAATGTTGTTCTTCAAAAAAGTTTTGGTGCTCCTCACATCACTAAAGATGGTGTTTCTGTTGCCAAAGAAGTAGAATTGGAAGATCCTATCGCTAACATGGGAGCTCAAATGGTAAAAGAAGTAGCTGCCAAAACTGCTGACCTAGCAGGAGATGGTACAACTACAGCTACCGTTCTTGCACAATCTATCGTAAACGCTGGTCTTAAAAGCGTTGCTGCTGGAGCCAATCCAATGGATTTGAAACGTGGAATTGACAAAGCAGTTAATAAAGTTATTACACACCTAAAAGAAACTTCTGAAATCATTGGTAGTGATTTTGAAAAAATCAAACAAGTAGCTTCTATTTCGGCTAATGGTGATGCTGAGATTGGTACTTTGATTGCTGATGCAATGGAGGCTGTAACCATCAATGGTGTTATCACCGTAGAAGAGGCAAAAGGACGTGAAACTTATGTTGAAAAAGTAATTGGTATGCAATTCGACAGAGGTTATTTATCTCCTTACTTTGTTACCAACCCTGAGTCAATGGAGGCAGAATTCGAAAATCCATTTATTCTAATCCACGACAAAAAAATCTCAAACATCCAATCTATTGTACCTGTTCTTGAGAAAGCACACGGTGCAGGTCGTCCATTATTGATCATTGCTGAAGATGTAGAAAGTCAAGCATTGAGTACTTTGGTGGTTAACCGTCTTCGTTTAGGATTGAAAGTAGCTGCTGTTAAAGCTCCTGGTTTTGGAGATCGTCGTAAAGCAATGCTTCAAGATATTGCTATCCTAACAGGTGGTACTCTAATTGCTGAAGAAACAGGACATAGCTTAGAAGCAGTTGAGCTAGAGCACTTGGGAAGCTGTGAGCGTGTAACCATTGACAAAGACAATACGATTATCGTTAATGGTGTAGGTGCAAAAGAAAATGTATCGGCTCGTATTTCTGAGATTACCAACCAAATCAAAAATACAACTTCTGATTACGATAGAGAAAAACTTCAAGAGCGTTTGGCTAAATTATCAGGTGGTGTTGCTGTTCTTTATGTAGGTGCTTCTACTGAAGTTGAAATGAAAGAGAAAAAAGACCGTGTTGATGATGCGTTGCATGCTACTCGTGCTGCTGTAGAAGAAGGTATTGTTGCAGGTGGTGGTGTGGCATTGGTTCGTGCTATTGATGCACTAGAAAGCTTTGAAGGGCTTAACGATGATGAAAACACAGGTATTAATATTGTACGTATTTCATTAGAATTGCCATTGCGTACCATCGTTAACAATGCTGGACTAGAAGGTTCTGTTGTAGTAATGAAAGTACGTGAAGGCGAAGGTCCTTTCGGATTCAATGCTCGTACAGAAACTTTTGAAGATTTAAAAGCTGCTGGTGTTATTGATCCTACTAAAGTTTCTCGTGTAGCACTTGAAAATGCAGGTTCTATTGCTAGTATGATCTTGACTACCGAATGTGTAATCAATGATATTCCTTCTGAAGATGCTCCTGCAGGAATGCCTGGTGGAATGCCTGGTGGAATGCCTGGAATGATGTAAGAAATCTAAGTTTAGATGACTTAAAATATATCAGCCCCTTTAGCAAAATTTGCTAAAGGGGCTTCTTTTTTTCTCCTTATCCAATGTATAACAATAAACTATAATAGAATATCGATTGGTTATCAAGCTTAAAATCTTGCTTTGGAATAGATTGCTTTATAGAGAAGAATTCTTTTTCGTTTGTTTAATTCAAAAAAAATTCTTAAATTGTTTCGATTTTTTACTATCAATCTATCACACCAAAAATTCTTATACAATGGATTTCTCTAAAAAAGTCATTGAACTTAGAAAGGCAATTCGCCAATTTATGCAAGTTCACAACAACCCCCATGACACCTCTAAATTCAATGAAATTGCTGATCAATTAAATAGCCTTGATCAAACCCTAAAAGGAGGAAGAGACGTTACCCCAACTCCAAACAATAAGATAGATGCTTCTGTTGGTGAAAAAGGAACGAATAAAGTTGATGATGTAAAAGTTGTTCAACAATTGCTCAACAACCATGGAGCTTCTCTAAAAGTCGATGGTGATGCTGGGCCTTCTACCATCAAAGCTATCAAAGCTTTTCAAGCTAAGCTCGGCACTAAAAATCCTGATGGGCGTGTTGATCCCAATGGCTTTACTTGGGGACATCTAACCGCTTCATCCTCCAATACAACAGATAACTCCTCTACTACTCCAACAACAAATGATACGACTCCTACTACTCAAACCATTAATAAATCCGTTGGCAAAAATGGAGACAACAATGTTGACGATGTAAAAGTCGTTCAACAATTGCTCAACGACCATGGAGCCTCTCTAACTGTTGATGGAGATGCTGGTCCTTCTACCATCAAAGCCATCAAAGCTTTTCAAGCTAAACTCGGCACTAAAAATCCTGATGGACGTGTTGATCCCAATGGCTTTACTTGGGGACATTTAACCCAAAAAGCGGTTAAGAAAAACCAAGAAACCGCTAAACCTACTGAAAAGTCAAACACTACTGAAGAAACGTCTTCTAGAAGTCCCGAAACTTCTACTTCTTCTGAAGAAACGTCTTCTACCTCTGTCACTACAACTAACATTAAAGGTAGTGTTGGAAAAAATGGAGACAATAATATTGATGATGTAAAAGTTGTTCAACAATTGCTCAACAACCATGGAGCTTCTCTAAAAGTCGATGGTGATGCTGGTCCTTCTACCATCAAAGCCATCAAAAATTTCCAAAGTATTATTGGGCTTCCTGACTTCAGTGGTCTCATCGAACCGAATAGCTTTACTTGGGAAAAACTGAATAAAGACAAAGATGATCATAGATTAGATCAACAAACGGTCAGTACAGGTGACGAACCTATTCCTGAGGAATTAAGTGTTACTAGTAAAATTACAAAATCAGTTGGGCACAAGGGGGCTAATCTTCCTGAAGATGTGCTTCTTGTTCATAAATTGCTAATCAAATTTAATTTAAAATTAGAGGAAAGCTCTACTGTAACTGTCCGTCTAATAAGCGCCATTAAAAGGTTCCAAAAAGAGTATGTAGGGTCACGAAACCCTGATGGGCGTATCGATCCTAATGGAAAAACTTGGAATACTTTACTCGGAATTGGTCGTATCAGAGGAGGAATATATAAAGTTGCCAAAAAATTTGATATTGAACCTGCTGTTATTTTGGCTATTCAAGCTGTCGAATCAGGTGGAAATGGTTTCTTAGCAGATGGTCGTCCAAAGATTTTATTTGAAGGGCACATCTTCTGGCGAGAACTTAAAAAGGCGGGCAAAGATCCCGCTGCTCTGCGCCCTGGAAACGAGAACATCATTTACTCTAAATGGACAAAAGCCAATTATAAATTTGGTGTCAAAGAGTATGATCGCCTAGCATTGGCTGAAAAAATTGATAAAATTGCTGCTTTAAAATCAGCGTCTTGGGGAGAGTTCCAAATCATGGGCTTTAATCATGCTAGTGCAGGCTATTCTGATGTAGAATCTTTTGTAGAGGCCATGTATAAACCTGGCGCTAATCAACTAGGTGGTTTAATGGGTTTTCTAAAAGACAACAACCTGCTTAGACATGTACGAGGAGAGTCCAAAAACTGGGCTGCATTAGCCAAGGGCTACAATGGTCCTGCTTATGCTGAAAATAAATATGATATTAAGCTTGAACGAGCTTATGAACGATTCTCTAAAATTCTTTTGTAGTTATTAATCATAAGGATAACCAACCCATCAAAATCTATTAATCAGGCTTTTGATGGGTTTTCTTTTATAAAAAATTCTTCTATCTAACATTCTATAAACAACAAACACACAATGAAACATCTTTTGTTCTCTAGCTTACTGCTTCTCCTATTTTCTTGTAATTCTGACACCGCTTCTTCTAAGAGCACTGCCATTGATACAGACTCTACAACCGTTGCTCCTGCCCCAGCGCCAGTAAAAGAGCAGTTAACTACAGCATCTTTTATATTGGACGGGCACGAAATTCTAGCAGAAAAAAAATTGGATTTTAATAGCGATGGTTTTGAAGATGTCGTCCTAGTTCTAAAAAATAAGCAGGAAGAAGAAATATCTGATTATGCCAATGACAATCCAAGTCCTCGTCCTTTATTATTTTTAGCAGGTGACGAACAAGGCTCTTTGCAATTGGTCGCTAGAAATGACAACGCTGTTTATTGCATTGACTGTGGAGGACAAATGGAAGACCCATTTAATGGAATTGCAATTAATAAGCACTTTGTTTCTTTTGAATATTATGGCGGCAGTCAATTGCGTTGGTCTAGGGTTACTACGTTTTATTATAATAAAGAAAAGAAAGCTTGGTTCTTATATGAAGATGGAACCGAAACCTTTGAAGCGGCTAATCCTGCAACAACAGCAAAGGCTAACCAACAAACCAAGTTGATCCCCTTTGAAAGTTTTGACATCTATCAACCAGTTGCCAAATAACTGCTAAACCTGATCACAAAACGAGGTTTGTGCAACTCAATTATTGTATGAATTTTGTTTGGTGATCAGGTCTATTGTTTAGAATTGTTTAATTCTTCTTTAAGATAGTGACTATAAGTCTTTTTTGCTTGTTTAATTCAAAAAAAATGCTTAGTTTGTAATGATATTCTATATCTACCTCACTAAAATAATTTATTATGGATTTTTTCTCTAAAATCGCTGATTTGCAAGCAGAAATACACAAATTTATAGCTATCCACAACAACCCTCATGACACCTCCAAACATAACGATCTTGCCAAAAAACTAACTAAACTTGAATCTTCTCTAAAAACTATCGCTTCTACGAGTGCTCCCAGTAAAACAATTCAACATTCAGTAGGCAAAGGTGGGGTTAATAATTATAAGGATGTATTAGTTGTTCAGGAATTGTTGGGGATAAAAGTAGATGGAGACTGTGGTGTCAAAACCAATCTAGCAATCCGCCTTTTTCAACGAAGACTAGGGTTTAAAAAAACGGATGGGCTGATAGAACCCAATGGTATTACTTGGAAAAATTTGGTAAAAAAAGCAAGCCCAATTGACGATAGCGAAAATAATTCTAACGATGATGATACTTTATTAACACCTACCTCTACTACACTTAAAAATTCTGTTGGCAAAAATGGCGTCAACAACCTAGACGATGTGGTTCTCGTTCAGAAATTGCTGGGCTTAAAAACAAACGGTAAATGTGGTCTAAAAACAATAAAAGCAATTCGAAATTTTCAAAAAAGCCTTAATTTTAAAAATCTTGATGGCATTATAGAACCCAATGGCATCACTTGGAAACATCTCAATAAATCTGCTACCACTGATGCTGAAAAAGGGGCAGATTCTAGCCAACTCCCGACTAGAAAAAGTACTGCTTTGATCCAGCAATCGGTTGGATTAGGTGGCGTCAACGCATTGGAAGATGTACAAGCAATCCAAAAAATACTAAAAGAAAACTGGGGTTATGCAATTCCTGTAGATGGAAAAATGGACGACAAAACCGTTCAAGCCATTCGAAAATTCCAATATCGATTTGCTGGAAGTATACAAAATCAAGATTCTAGAATTGATGTAAATGGCAACACATTAAAGTATCTAGTAGGGGATCTAAAACCAACCATGCCTAAAACAGAAGATGGTATTATTGGTGGCGCAGAATCTCCCTTGGAGAAAAAAATGGCAGAATTTACCAAAGTATTTACAGGAATTCAAATAGAAGTTAATCCTGGTGAATTTGTCTCTGTTCGCCCACCCTATC from Aureispira anguillae encodes:
- a CDS encoding peptidoglycan-binding domain-containing protein, whose translation is MDFFSKIADLQAEIHKFIAIHNNPHDTSKHNDLAKKLTKLESSLKTIASTSAPSKTIQHSVGKGGVNNYKDVLVVQELLGIKVDGDCGVKTNLAIRLFQRRLGFKKTDGLIEPNGITWKNLVKKASPIDDSENNSNDDDTLLTPTSTTLKNSVGKNGVNNLDDVVLVQKLLGLKTNGKCGLKTIKAIRNFQKSLNFKNLDGIIEPNGITWKHLNKSATTDAEKGADSSQLPTRKSTALIQQSVGLGGVNALEDVQAIQKILKENWGYAIPVDGKMDDKTVQAIRKFQYRFAGSIQNQDSRIDVNGNTLKYLVGDLKPTMPKTEDGIIGGAESPLEKKMAEFTKVFTGIQIEVNPGEFVSVRPPYHINIGKRLKRVLAARKANPKVKRVILGLGFGGGVGKATPAQIETFLEKCIAKNLIKDKTSQGLHEFLSTYGVSTDCSGLAVQAANFLLDGDMERPKLSQRGEEVKITNTAGIQQHPKVASPKQLRAGDMMVNYKRKGTSTYHVRIIIDVDEIENSNVLEFTTVESGSSSDLGDGGDGVGQRRWKFPDKTKFENIQILKGNNWIRANASDQAYTYVRMKQLAQLKDE
- a CDS encoding N-acetylmuramidase domain-containing protein, with amino-acid sequence MDFSKKVIELRKAIRQFMQVHNNPHDTSKFNEIADQLNSLDQTLKGGRDVTPTPNNKIDASVGEKGTNKVDDVKVVQQLLNNHGASLKVDGDAGPSTIKAIKAFQAKLGTKNPDGRVDPNGFTWGHLTASSSNTTDNSSTTPTTNDTTPTTQTINKSVGKNGDNNVDDVKVVQQLLNDHGASLTVDGDAGPSTIKAIKAFQAKLGTKNPDGRVDPNGFTWGHLTQKAVKKNQETAKPTEKSNTTEETSSRSPETSTSSEETSSTSVTTTNIKGSVGKNGDNNIDDVKVVQQLLNNHGASLKVDGDAGPSTIKAIKNFQSIIGLPDFSGLIEPNSFTWEKLNKDKDDHRLDQQTVSTGDEPIPEELSVTSKITKSVGHKGANLPEDVLLVHKLLIKFNLKLEESSTVTVRLISAIKRFQKEYVGSRNPDGRIDPNGKTWNTLLGIGRIRGGIYKVAKKFDIEPAVILAIQAVESGGNGFLADGRPKILFEGHIFWRELKKAGKDPAALRPGNENIIYSKWTKANYKFGVKEYDRLALAEKIDKIAALKSASWGEFQIMGFNHASAGYSDVESFVEAMYKPGANQLGGLMGFLKDNNLLRHVRGESKNWAALAKGYNGPAYAENKYDIKLERAYERFSKILL